Part of the Paenibacillus sp. JNUCC32 genome is shown below.
CTCCCAGCGCGACGCGAATGCCTCCAGCTCCGCCCTGAATTCGGCATCGGCAATCGACAGGGCGCTGACGTATTGACGCATGGTCTGCCCTCTTTCCAGATCCCCATACCTGCGCTGCAGCTTGTCCCAGACCCATACCGCCGCCGATACGAGTCCCTCCCGCCCGCTGACCGCTATCGTCCGGGCCATCCTCATGAAGGCCCAACTTTGGCGTACGGCCGGAATTCGGCAAATGACGGCCACAATAAGAGGGAGGATCAACAAAAGCGCGACCCCGAACATCACGGGACCGATGGCGGATATCACAAGGAGCACTTTTACGGCAGCGTAGATCATGGTACTCCACAAGGTATGCCATGACATCATTCCGGCGGAGCCGGAATCGCCGGCAGCCGAAGGCATGGACCTCCCCTCGACCCCAAAGCCCGGAGTCGGATCAAACAGGACCCACCCCTCTCCCGGGAAAAACACTTCCACCCACGCATGCGCATTCTTTTGGGCGACCTCGTAACGATCCATCGTGCCGGCCACCCGATCGCCAGGCGCGAATCCCGTCACATAGCGTGCGGGGATGCCCTCGGATCGGAGTAAGACGGTCATCGCCGTAGCAAAATGAACGCAGTACCCTTCCTTCGCATCGAACAAAAAATGATCCGTAAAATCCCGGCCCTCCGGTGGCACGGAGGTTTGCAGCGTATACGTATAGTTCTGCTCCAAATAGGATTCGATAGCTTGCGCCGTTTCATACCTGCCCGCGGCGTCCGATGTAATCTTCCGCGCTAAATCCTTCACCCTGGAGGGCAGTTCCTCGGGAAGCTCCAGATACATTTCTTCCATATATTCGGGATCGTCCCCGCTCGCCCTGCGGAGCGCTTCCTCCTCCGGCTGCGCGTATAAAGTCTCTACGGTATAACCGGACACCGCCCTCTCGCCTTGCAAGGAAATCGTTTCGGACAGCCTGTCGACGGCCAACCTTGGCGCACCTCGCTCTTTGGAAGAATGCATCTCCTTCACGCGGGTAATAATACCTCCCGACAGCAAAGATGGGACGGGGGTCTCCCGTACAAAAGTCAGCGACTGCACGATCGTCTCTCCAGAAGGACGCTCCCAATACGGCAGGAAACCGCTCAGGTCCTCCAATAGCTTGACTGGCTTGCGGATGGAG
Proteins encoded:
- a CDS encoding transglutaminase-like domain-containing protein produces the protein MTGPDSSPVRAGGNRAAGSFGSRNVPSVFVSRLSHGTLLHRILITLPVTGLLSEWLLPLRNAGETGGRFVLETLFLWALFLLLQGLFTWRGWVWLPLNAGLVVWLCSRLFEYSDPLAWLSDYASLILPGDASAFRNAWEFTILSQETRTIILLVGWGIMVSAVHMLALYRRTVWLFGGSTLVYLAVLESAMEESLYGDMLRAVLYMLLAQGMMLILKLKQETVEGTSSEMVLPEPMRTGRLSGLPVLRWSLFVLLASVLIAGITRVGGGLGEPSPGMGLSVAEMAERLAGWGDRLRGNKEPSIPASQVAGYASQGEDLGGPLTLSDALYFTAQSPVPTYWRGDTYNRYDGRKWDADPSIRKPVKLLEDLSGFLPYWERPSGETIVQSLTFVRETPVPSLLSGGIITRVKEMHSSKERGAPRLAVDRLSETISLQGERAVSGYTVETLYAQPEEEALRRASGDDPEYMEEMYLELPEELPSRVKDLARKITSDAAGRYETAQAIESYLEQNYTYTLQTSVPPEGRDFTDHFLFDAKEGYCVHFATAMTVLLRSEGIPARYVTGFAPGDRVAGTMDRYEVAQKNAHAWVEVFFPGEGWVLFDPTPGFGVEGRSMPSAAGDSGSAGMMSWHTLWSTMIYAAVKVLLVISAIGPVMFGVALLLILPLIVAVICRIPAVRQSWAFMRMARTIAVSGREGLVSAAVWVWDKLQRRYGDLERGQTMRQYVSALSIADAEFRAELEAFASRWERAAYQDEPWSRTEKVLFLRQCIRIVKKLA